taccagagatcacccatcAAACTTACGGGTTCCTAGTAGGCCAAAGTTCATCCAACCCTTCTGAAAGGGTAGGGGGCCTCTTTGAAAGAGGGTCctgtctgatttctgaatcaaaagaccatgctgagtcagtttaaactcagcctttTTATACTAAATGGCCTTTCTTTGTGTGTTGGTCTCTAGAAAACCCAGCCTGAACCAGTATATGTAAGCATCTGTCTGGGGTTGTTTACAACCTGAGACGACACcttaatctctctctcactctctgtttTTGGTTCTTGGAGAAGCTGTGGCAACCTTTCCCCTGGAACTAGCTTCAATCTTCGAGTATCCATAAACTTAATTTAACACTGTCTCCAAAGAAATGGGGTTTAATATCTGTCACACTAGTGCCTTAGTCCTTTGGTGGATGTGAGTCTTAGTGAATGAACTAGCTGAAAATGTTCAGTTGAAAGGCTTTCTGGAGTGAAAATTATATATTTGTCAAAATGGACGTGTTCATAAAAACTAtccattttcattgaaaaaaaattcaggctTTTCTTGTAAAGAAGAATTGGTGAGGAATATTTGATCAGTCAAGGAAAGGGATGACCTTGCTTATGAGTTTCCTCAATGCTTCTTTaacctccttgttcctcagacTATACACAATGGGATTGAACGGTGGAATCACAACGACATAGAGCAGGGAAAGGATTTTGTTGAGATGAATGGACTGAGATCCCGTGGACACAATGTATGTAACGGTCAGAGTCCCATAGAAAGTGGTGACTACTATGAGGTGAGAGCTACAGGTGGAGAACGTCCTCTGCTTCCCACTCTTTGATGGGATTTTGAGGACAGCCAGAAGGATATGAATGTAGGATGTGATGGTCAGAAGGAAAGGGATCAGTGATACAATGCAACATGAGACAAAAATCGCTACCTccatgttataaacagatagctaagggttaatgtctctttcacctgaagcacctgaccagaggaccaatcaggaaaccggattttttcaactctgggtggagggaagtttgtgtctaagtctttgtctgtctgcctgctttctctgagctttggagaagtagtttctgctttctaatcttctgtttctaagtgtaaggacaaagagatcagatagtaagttatatggtttcttttctttggtatttgcatgaatataagtgctggagtgctttgatttgtatgctttttgaataaggctgtttattcaatattcttttaagcaattaaccctgtattttgtcaccttaatacagagagaccatttgtatgtatttttctttcttttttatataaagcttttttttaagacctgttggagttttcttttctgggaaatttcagggaaattgagtctgtactcaccagggaattggtgggaggaagaaatcagggggagatctgtgtgtgttggatttgctagcctggttttgcattccctctgggtgaagaggaaagtgcttttgtttccaggactgaaaacggagagggggagtcactctgtttggattcacagagcatgtgtctgtgtatctctccaggagcacctggaggggggaagggaaaaaggattatttccctttgttgtgagacttaagggatttgggtcttggggtccccagggaaggtttttcaggggggaccggagtgccccaaaacactctaattttttgggtggtggcagcaagtaccaggtccaagctggtaactaagcttggaggttttcatgctaacccccatattttggacgctaaggtccaaatctgggactaaggtttgacactcCACCATGTAGGtgtcagaacaggacaatttcaaCAGTGGCATCAAGTCACAAAAGAAACGGTCAATTTCATTAGGGCCACAAAGAGTTAAACATTTTGCCAGAAGCaattgcaacacagcagccaacAGAAATCCCCAAACCcacgtgccagcagccagcttAATGCAAAGATTCCAGCATTGAGTCTGCATAGTACAGAGGCTGACAAATGGCCAGGTACCGATCATAAGACATGAGCATCAGGAGAAAACATTCAACAGTCCCTAATGCACAGAAGACGTATAACTGTGTGATACAGCTGGTAAAGGAAATACATTTGTCCTGTTTCAGTAAGTCCACAAGCATCCTGGGGGCAATGTTAGAGGTGTACAGGATCTCCAGAAAGGAGAGGTtacccaggaagaagtacataggAGTGTGAAGACTCCTATCAGCTGATAACCTGATTATAATGAGGATATTCCCCAACGTGGTCACTAGATACACCATGAAGAAGAGGGGAAAGAGGAAAATCTGCAGATCATGGAGATCGTCAAAGCCCAGGAGTATCAATGTGCCCACAATGGTTTCATTTTCAATTCCAGGGTCCTCCATTATTTATTTCTAGAtgcaaataaagaaataatagtaataacagAAGTTATAAACGTAACCCAACTAAagctttttatttattgcccTTTATTTGGATTTGTAAATAATAAAAGTGCAATCATACAAAATCTGTATGTGCCCTCCTTTAATTTGCAAGTTATAATTAAATAATATACAAATTATACAGGGGATGCTTCATATAGTGTGTTAGATATTTCTGACGGCAAACAAGAGGGagagttggagagagagagagtgtaactGATAGATACATATGGTAGCACTGTGTAAGctgaaaacttctctctctcaccaacagaagttggtccaataaaagatattacctaaaTCGTCTTGTCTTCCTCCAATACTACAGTATcaaagggtagccgtgttagtctgtatccacaacaACTAGGAGTCCAGTatcactttaaagactaacaaatttatttgggcataagctttccggGGTAAAAAAccttgcatctgaaaaagtgggcttttaccagagagagagagagagaaactttataACTGGCTGATCGGGAATCTCTGTGCATTCATATCTTCCATCTCATATGGTTGAAGAAGGCATTTCACTTCTTAATGTGTGTACATGTTCCTGTAATATGTGTACATATTCAATTAAGCTGATTGTTGGCTACATCAGTGTATCTCACTATCCTACGTGGCCCCCATTATTGGAGTAGTCAAACACCTCACAATTATTcatggattttatcctcacaacccgCCTGAAAGCTTGCCCTACGCAATGCCATTCTGGTTTGGTTTGGCTTCCTAGATCTTTATAAGCTCTCCTCCTAAATTTGCTTCATCTGCTTTCTTCATTCATTCTGCAAGGAGCATTATTATCCATGTTTAAACAGAGCTGGCTGTGCCATCTTATTTATATATTCCTCcaggtatttttttttcacatggcCCCTGGGATGCATTCCCCAGAGGCTGAAAAGAAAAGTTCTGCAACATTATAGTGAAAAGAAGAATTCTTCAAGGCCTAATTTGAGCTCCCTCACACCAATTCCACACCAGCCTTCTTCCCAATTCACCCCATGGTTATGCGAAGCAACTTCTACAGTCATGGGTGGGTTAACAAGATAACAGGTCATTGGCTATTTTGGAAGGTAGGTTCTGGACTGCAGGAAGCTCTAGGTTGCAGATACCACTATACCTTGAAGACTGTTGAGTTAGAGTTAGGTCATGtcgccaactcttgcaattttatcatgagtaTCATGCTATTTACATAAAGCCCCGGCTCCTGGAGGCACATGATTAGGTGACAATCCCAGCTTtcactaaaaacaaacaacaaaacatttGTAGCCTTCATGGTtgtagaaaagcttgaaaaagtaATTCCTAATGACTCCGACACTAGAAGGCAAATAATACACAcctaaaaatcattatttttgaaaatctcatgattttgggggcctgtcTCATGATCCTAGAATTGTTAGGGTTGGTGATCTTGATTATGTAATGTATAAATACTAATGAACTGAGTATAAAATACCCTAAGAAGAACAGCAAACTGATTTTATTGAAGCCTCTTTATGATAGTCCTCATCCTGGTAGTATCTAAGCCGCTCACAATGATGCTCACAACACCTAACTTCCAGGcatctagaaaatcacaggaacaactctGTGATCTACAAAGTCTGAGCTAGGTGCCTGGGCTGTCTATACAATGTATATAGAGAGATAGACACCTTACAGAGTGATATACAAAAAGCACGTACACTAGGCGGGAAGATGCCTAAGCTAAGCAGTGAGagcctccttagctctgcccttaGTCTCCTGGAGATAGCTGCCTGAGTCAGGCTGTGTGGAGGTGCCTCTCTCTGCTTGAGATTCACAGCCAGGAGCCCCTCTCCTGGTAACAGGCAGCTTGGAGACCTCACTTGTTTCTTGTGACACTGAGCTAGGTGCCTGCCTCGCTACCCACAAAATGTCTGGAGCAAGAGGATGGAGCCTCCactcaccttataacttttagcccagtggttagaacactgaTGTGGGATGTGAGGGTCTTCCTGATTatacccctgcatgcttgagcaatatttttattttcctccatagtcatctgtccaagtttccacttcttataagcttcctttttgtgtttaagctcacctaagacttctctgttaagccaagctgttcACCTACCATATTtgatattctttctgcacatcgggatgatttgttcctgtgccttcaaaaaggcttctttaaaatacagccatctTGGATGAGGGAGAATTGAACCTCCCACATCCCCagtgaatgctctaaccactgaggaAAAGCTATTAGGGAAACAGAAGCAGACATGTTTTGATTGGGACCCAATCTGAAAAGTGGTCTTTGAGATGGATTGGGTCCCATATGCAAGTTGGGCAGATAAACCCCTATCTTCCCCCAGTTCATGGATCCCCTCTGGAGCTTATGTGGGAGGTGAGGCAGAAATGCACATGACTAGAGTGAGAAATTTAGGTGCTAAGGGAACTGCTACTAAGAATACTTGGGTGTTGGGTGAGTTTCGGTGCCTATAGGGCTCATTGGGAGTTTTGTGAATCATAGTGGAGATGAAAATTGGGATTTACGCATCTAAGTACCTCTCTCAGTCCCACCTAAaatgatttgcctaaggtcataCATGGAACCTGAAGCCTGGTCTTTCAAGTCCTAAACTAACACCCTAGCCACTTGGACCATCTTTTCTCTGCTCAGCAGAATCACAACCCCATAGAAAAATAAAGAtcacaggctgggattttcaaagcagccaaGGTATGTGTAAGTTAGGCACTTAATTCACAGCAAAATTAAATAGAAGTTGGGAGCATCTAACTTCCTTAGACTATGTATCCAGCCAGGATACCTCAAATCTGTAGTGACTCGAAGAAGGACTTCAGAATAATGGCACCATGGAGCTGAGTCGTTTTGTGTAGCTCAGATTCTAGATCAAATGGGCTCAGTTCACAAAGGCAGGCCCTTATCCAAAACTCAACGTAGTCAATAGAAAgtcctccactgacttcaatgagctttggattagacctccagttccccaccccatcccacccccaaaatgctACCCTTGCAGGTTCATGGCGGATCTGAGAGTCAATGTGAGTCCTTTGTAGTTCACACGTTACAGAACACAGTAACGTGAGGCTGGAAAGGACTTTGAGAAGATAATCAAGTCCAGCACTTTGTGCTGAGGCAGGGACAAGTTGACCTagacctagaccatctctgaccaTCCAACCTGTTTTTATaatcctccaatgacagagattccacaaccctcTCTTGGAAGCCAATTCCAGAGCTCAGTTACCCTCATCgttagaaaatttttcctaatatctaacctaagtctcccttgctgcagattaagcctattacttaTTGCCCTATCCCCAGTGGacaaggagaacaattgatcactgtcctctttataacagttctTAACGTATTTGGAGATGGTTATctggtccctcctcagtcttcttttttcaagactaaacatgctcagtttaTTTAATCTTTCCccaataggtcaggttttctaaaccttttatcacttttgctgctctcctctcgACTCTCTCCTATTTGCCCACATTTTCCCTAAAGTGTGGcattcagaactggacacaatacatgAAATGAGTCCTGACcaatggtgagtactgagggacaattacctcctgtgtcttacatatgacactcctgttaaatCCCAGAATGATAGTAGCttctttcacagctgcatcacattcttgactcatattcaatttgtgatccactataacctccagatccctttcagcaGTGCTACCGCCTAGCctgttattccctattttgtaatTTTGGATTGGATTTTTCATTCTTAAGtgcatttttctttattgaattttattgcctttgcatttgtctttattgaatttcatcctgttggtTTCAGACAAATTCTCTAATTTGCCCAGattcttttgaattctaatcctgttccccaaagtgcttgcaacccctcctagcttggtctCAATTTAAAATCTTATAAGCAAGCTCTCCACTCAATTATGCAAgtcattaacaaaaatatttaacagaCCCAGGAGTGActcctgtgggaccccattagATACACCCTCCTACTAGgaaagtgaaccattgataactactctatgAGTACAGTGtgtcaaccagttgtgcaccaacTTTATAGTGattttatctagaccacatttccctagtttgcttatgagaatgtcatgtgggactgggtCGAGCAAGATATAGCATTTCTACTGATTCCCCTCCCCAATCCCTAGggcagtaaccctgtcaaagaaggaaattaggtcagtttggcatgatttgttaatgacaaatccatgctgactcttgTTTATAAGCCTGTTATCCTcgaggtgcttacaaattgaatGTTTAATCATTTAtatcagtatctttccaggtatcgaaGGCTTATTGGTCTATAATTGCCTGCGTCCTCTTCCCCTTTTTAGAAATAAGTAgcatgtttgcccttctccagtcctgagGGACCTcatctgtcctccatgagttctagaagataattgctaatggtttcatgattgcttcagctagttccttaagtaccctagtgTCACAGATCCACAGGGTGGATCTATGCCCCAGCCTGTGCCAGGCTCCAAGGTTCCACACAGAGGCCTGTGTCCCCCAAGTCAGGCTGGGCCTTTGAGACCAACAACCCCCTTCTCTGTCCATGACTCCCCTCAGTGAATCCAGCCTAGCCAGACTCCTGCAGTGGCTTGTACTGCACCCCTTCAGGGCGCAATGCTCCCAGTGAGTATTTGCAGTGACAGCAGGCAGTCCTTCCAAAACAAGGTAACCATGTATTAGTCTTCTGGCATACAGACTCTGAAAGTCCGTAGGTTATCATAGGGAAAGAAAGGTTAAGACATAATTCATGCTGGCATAGCCAGTGCCACGACCCAGCCAATCTACTATGGACTCATTCCAAttgctgtctctttctctctatcAGTCCCTTTCCCACTCCCAAAACCAACTGCTCTCCCTTCTGTCACCTCTGTATTCTCAGGCTGGGCCTCTCCTTGACTTCCCTATTGAGAAGTGGGAGAAAATCTCCTTCTTGGTTGTTGGTTGCTAGGCATCATTGTTCTGGCTATTGGGGGTTTCATTGTCTTCTTGGATTTTCCACTGGTAGGGGTTAGCCTGGGCCAGCCCTTTAATGACCCATTCAGTCTGCTCCAAAAAGCAAGACAACACACACTCCTCATACTTCCTTTGCTGTTCCAAGAGCAGACGTAACCCTCTTGCACCTAATGCGTAGCAACACAAAATATGAGAGAAACAGAGGCAAACAGAGGCTTAATGAAAATACTACAGAAAAGACAGCAACCGCTAgcggttctgagattgcttcaactAGTTCCTTACATATTCTTAAAATAGCCCCTTAGAGCAAATTTTTGCAAAATTACCTATGAGATTTAGGAACTTAAGTCCCATTCTTTTCCAATTATCCTTAAGCAGCTAAGGGACAGACTTTCAAAGGTACTCAGGCATCTGAAGATGCAAACAAATACCTAATACATTCTTTAAAAACACATAAACAGGTtaggggccagattttgaaaggtattttggaacctagtgggattttcaaaagcatctatctGCCCAAAactcattgatatcaatgggagttaggtgcctagatatttctgaaaatcccactaggcatctaACTACCATTCAAAATAGACAGTAGAGCTTTAAGCTCTCCATCACATACCCCCATCTTTTTTCAGATAGGGTAAATCAGCCATAATTCCATTGGGTAAATGgatcagatccccagctggtgtaaatggatgtATGCCGATTTATCCCATCTATGTATCTGGCCTCCATTGTCTGAAGAGGGACCAGCACTGAAAGGTAACTTGCGCATGctagaaaaagaaacattttaatgaaGCCTTTGGGGAAGCAAATTAGAATGTGAAGCTTGTACAGGAAAATGCATCAGAACCTATAAAAGACCCAAACTCTGGGAAAATATTACCTGCCTAAATTCTCGGTGGCAGAAAGCAGACAGTACATGACCCTGGGAAGAGATTGAAGGCACCACAAGAAAAAGCAAGAAAAGGGGAACTGAAGATACCAGAGGGTGATCAGCAAATACCCAAGAAAAGTGTAAGATGTTCTAAAGCAGCATGAGAGGTGAATATGACTGAATTTTTGGCTTAGAAAGAAAATGTGTAGGGTCAAACCCAAGGGGTCTTTATTTGGGTCTTATTCAGGTTGGTTAAAGTTGTCCAAAAAATGGCTTATTTTTTCTGCAAAAGAAATTGGGGGGCCGGaatttcatcaacattttcagaagaaaattTGTCCTTTTCATCCTCAAACTGAAAACTGGAAATTTTGGGCTGAAAATCAAAGAAATGGGACAAtccaattttcctttaaaaaaaattctgttggaAAAGTTTTCACCACCCCTGCTCAGACTAAGCATGTTATGTGCATGCAGGAGTGAGGGATACCACAACAATACATAAGTACTCATGTAGCCTCAAAAACTTCAATCAATAGGAATGAACAACAGTGGCTGGAAAAATTTAAACTTTAATATTAATATTGCTCCCAAAATTTTGTCAATATTTCatatggaaaagaaaaagaaaaattgagaGCTGGTAAAAAAAGTACATAaatttccttctctgctccattttttgtagtgattttttttttacaaatgtaaaaacaaaagtgGATTTATCctaattttaatcaaaattttgaaatactcaagatggaattttcaaaggagcttgaGGGCAGTTTGATGCCTAATTTGCCTTGCTCATTGGAAAATCCGACCACAGgaattcaatgggaattctgcttaatttcaatgggagttgagcactTAACTCTCTGAGGCTCCATTGAAAAGCCCAACGTCAGGCTTTTCCAACCAACTCTAGGGTCATATTATTGTAGCGTTAGATAACACTTTTGGGTTAACATGTTAATCTGCATGAGATGGAAACTGATacagaggaagaagaagaagaggaaaatgAAGAAGAAGCAAAAGAGGGACAAAGGGATAAGGGAGTTAGAAGAacaatgctgaattagagagaatGAGGATGCCAGCTGAGGAGCTACTAACAGATGAGATGTGGCAAaaccaaaaatgattaaaggtctagaaaacatgacctgtgagggaagattgaaaaaaaaaaacctgggttTCTTtattctgtagaagagaagactgagaggggacatgttaacagttttcaagtacataaaatgttattacaaggagagggaggaaaattgttcttaacctctaggacaagaaacaatgggcttaaattgctcaagggaggtttagattggacattaggaaaaacttcctaactatcagggaagttaagcactggaataaattgcctagggaggttgtggaatctccatcattgaggatttttaagagcaggttagacaaacacctgtcaggaatggtctagataatacatagtcctgccatgagtgcaggggactggactagatgacctctcgaggtctcttccagttctatgattctgtgattataACATTATTTGATCATGAAAGGGTGATCAAAAAAGTGTGTCTTGCAGTGTCTCCCAGGACTGAGGTTCAAAGGCTCAAGGACACCTCTCTTAAATCAAACATGGCCAAACTACTCAGGCTAAATCAAACAGCCATCGATGGATTCATCCTCTTAGGATTCTCCGATCTCTGCGAGTCTCAGGTGCTGCTCTTTCTGTCTTTTCTCATTATTTACATTGCAACAATCACGGGAAATGTCTTGATTGTGGTAACAGTTCTGTCCCAGCATCGCCTTCATACCCCTATGTACTGGTTCCTGAGCAATTTGTCATTCCTGGAAATCTGCTACACCACAAATATCATCCCCAGGATGCTACTTGGTTTCCTGTTGGAGAAGAGTATAATATTATTTCCTGTCTGCATGATACAGTTCTACCTCTTTGCTTCATTGGGAACCACAGAGTGCTTGCTCCTTGTTATGATGGCTTATGATCGGTACCTGGCTATATGCTATCCACTGCACTATGCAGCTGTCATGACTGGCAGGGTCTGCACCCAGTTAGCAGCTGGTTCCTGGGCATGTGGTTTTCTGATACCCATGATAACAGTATCTGTGGTGTCCCATCTGACATTCTGTGGTCCCAAAGAAATCAACCATTTTTTCTGCGATTTCAAACCTCTCGTAAAACTTTCCTGCACGGACTCCTACTCAGTCGAAACCACTGTTAGCATCTTGTCCTCGGTTGTAACCTTGGTCCCATTTCTCTTAATCCTGGTGTCCTACActcacatcctcagggccatcctgAGAATTCCTTCTGCCACCGGGAGGCAaaaggccttctccacctgctcctcccacctcattgtggtCACCACTTTCTACGGGACCCTGATTGTCATGTACGTAGCCCCCTCAGCAAACGACTCACCAGCTCTTAACAAGGTCTTCTCCCTGCTGTACACCACAGTGACCCCCATGTTTAATCCCATCATATACAGCCTCAGAAATCAGGAAGTTCGAGAGGGTGTGAAGAAACTCCTAAGGACAATGGTTTTGAAGGGTAGCAAATTCAAGATCACATTATGCAAATAAGAATAGGACCATCTATCTAatttatctatctgtctatccatctatctatccaatACACCCTACACCATGATGTCTATGTGATCATCCTTCTTTTTTAATCCCTCTTGAAATCAACCACAAACATTGCAATGACCTTGATAACCCTGACAGTTAGGGGATTTGGTGAGTAACTTATGATGAAGGATTTCTGGAGCTACCTGCAACCCTTGGAGATGAACGAAATGCTGGGGAAGTTGATCGTAAATTAAGAATGGCCCTGTAGCTAAAACAGAGGACTGACAGTTAAGAGATTTTGTTGCTGGTCCTGACTCTGCTGGCAGTCTTATTTTGCAAGTCATTTCCtctctcggtgcctcagtttccttatgtGTAAAATGTATTGTAATAAATCTCTGTAATGTATAGCTTTAAAATCCTTGTGTATTAGATTTCATAGAGAGGATATTATGTATTAATATTGTtgttgtcacagtttcagggttaaATGCAACATTGGCCCTcttcccccacacctccagccttCCTTGAAGGCATCCACTTAAGGTTTTAGGCTTCCAAGCTGTCACTTCTTTAAACTGGGGGGTTTAAAGCTTGCAGTCCCCTGAACCTCAATAGGTCTGACTGGTGTCTAGTACCATTGgttaacaatttttatttttttata
Above is a genomic segment from Gopherus flavomarginatus isolate rGopFla2 chromosome 11, rGopFla2.mat.asm, whole genome shotgun sequence containing:
- the LOC127030808 gene encoding olfactory receptor 11A1-like, with the translated sequence MAKLLRLNQTAIDGFILLGFSDLCESQVLLFLSFLIIYIATITGNVLIVVTVLSQHRLHTPMYWFLSNLSFLEICYTTNIIPRMLLGFLLEKSIILFPVCMIQFYLFASLGTTECLLLVMMAYDRYLAICYPLHYAAVMTGRVCTQLAAGSWACGFLIPMITVSVVSHLTFCGPKEINHFFCDFKPLVKLSCTDSYSVETTVSILSSVVTLVPFLLILVSYTHILRAILRIPSATGRQKAFSTCSSHLIVVTTFYGTLIVMYVAPSANDSPALNKVFSLLYTTVTPMFNPIIYSLRNQEVREGVKKLLRTMVLKGSKFKITLCK